Proteins encoded together in one Candidatus Poribacteria bacterium window:
- the thiO gene encoding glycine oxidase ThiO, which yields MSQNHADVIIIGAGIIGCNIAYDLAKRNVKSLVIDKASAVGTEASWAGAGILTSHASTHEPYPTLCRASLALYPALAEELRAETQIDIELIESGTLSVFFDSAEAAGLIGLADRRAKRGFSAEVLTAEQAWELEPALSKSIAGGVLFPEDAQVRNPKMVAALAKGASKLGAQFQVGNPVSDFIRVREDGEEHVVGVVVNGETYYADTFVIAAGCWTGVLTAQLDVPIHVEPAKGQIVLVEAMPPPFERTIDGLGIYIVPRADGKILLGATVEFVGYDKTATVDGAKQLIDAGIAIAPQLADSTFVQTWVGLRPYAKKGPLLGYLPGYDNVVLASGHFKNGILLAPITGQLIAELITTGQSSLSLEPFQPTRV from the coding sequence TTGAGCCAAAATCATGCCGATGTCATCATTATCGGTGCGGGCATTATCGGATGTAACATCGCTTACGATCTCGCTAAACGAAATGTGAAATCGTTAGTGATCGACAAAGCATCCGCTGTTGGGACAGAAGCCTCATGGGCAGGTGCAGGCATTTTGACTTCACATGCCTCAACACATGAGCCGTATCCAACTCTATGCCGAGCGAGCCTTGCACTCTATCCGGCGTTAGCGGAAGAACTCCGAGCAGAGACCCAGATAGATATTGAGTTGATCGAATCCGGGACACTGTCGGTATTCTTCGATTCTGCTGAAGCGGCAGGATTAATCGGTCTCGCAGACCGGCGCGCGAAACGCGGCTTTTCAGCGGAAGTTCTAACGGCAGAACAAGCATGGGAATTGGAACCTGCCCTCTCAAAATCTATCGCGGGTGGCGTTCTGTTTCCGGAAGACGCGCAAGTCCGTAACCCAAAGATGGTGGCTGCACTTGCTAAGGGTGCATCAAAACTCGGTGCGCAATTCCAAGTCGGTAATCCTGTCAGTGATTTTATTCGAGTGAGGGAGGACGGCGAGGAACACGTCGTTGGTGTCGTCGTGAACGGTGAGACCTATTACGCCGACACGTTCGTAATCGCCGCAGGCTGCTGGACAGGGGTGCTTACGGCTCAACTTGACGTTCCGATTCACGTTGAACCTGCGAAAGGGCAGATCGTCCTTGTTGAAGCGATGCCACCGCCTTTCGAGCGAACCATCGATGGGCTTGGTATCTACATTGTACCGAGAGCCGACGGCAAAATCCTACTCGGAGCGACGGTCGAATTTGTCGGCTATGACAAGACCGCAACCGTGGACGGTGCCAAGCAGCTGATTGACGCAGGAATTGCCATCGCGCCCCAACTTGCCGATAGCACTTTCGTGCAAACGTGGGTCGGTCTACGTCCTTACGCTAAAAAGGGACCGCTTCTCGGTTACCTGCCCGGGTATGACAACGTCGTTTTAGCATCGGGACATTTCAAAAATGGTATTCTTCTCGCGCCGATTACAGGACAACTCATCGCTGAACTTATCACCACAGGACAGTCCTCGCTGTCTTTGGAACCCTTTCAGCCGACGAGGGTATGA
- a CDS encoding EutN/CcmL family microcompartment protein, whose product MTLGKVTGTIVATQKDEKLIGSKLMVVQNVDLNGEVDRIYTVAVDAVGAGIGEIVLVATGSSARQTAVTGNKPVDAVIMAIVDTVEVAGKVRFQK is encoded by the coding sequence ATGACCCTTGGAAAAGTTACCGGGACAATCGTCGCGACGCAGAAAGATGAGAAATTAATCGGCAGCAAACTGATGGTTGTCCAAAATGTGGATCTCAACGGAGAAGTTGATCGGATATATACTGTCGCTGTAGATGCTGTGGGTGCGGGTATCGGCGAGATTGTCCTCGTCGCCACCGGCAGTTCCGCGCGTCAGACCGCAGTGACAGGCAACAAACCGGTCGATGCCGTAATCATGGCGATTGTTGATACCGTAGAAGTCGCTGGAAAAGTCCGGTTTCAGAAGTGA
- a CDS encoding 5-formyltetrahydrofolate cyclo-ligase, producing MKTATERERVRAETLHRRETLSSEERRRLSQRIVDSTAHWIQRQGFDAVMLYLNMRSEVETTGLFEGLLNSGKQVCAPVVDTQQLELIPRRILNPRTELVRHSYGMLEPSTACPIFPTEHLHLIVVPGIAFDCNGYRLGYGKGFYDRFLAKYPHAVAIGLAYGVQLVENTFPQAWDVPVQHIFTETGRIGI from the coding sequence ATGAAGACCGCAACCGAAAGGGAACGCGTCCGTGCTGAAACACTCCACCGACGCGAGACACTCTCCTCAGAAGAGCGGAGGCGGCTCAGCCAGCGTATCGTTGATTCCACTGCACACTGGATACAGCGTCAGGGTTTCGACGCTGTGATGCTCTATCTGAATATGAGAAGTGAAGTTGAAACCACTGGTTTGTTTGAAGGGTTACTTAATTCAGGCAAGCAGGTGTGCGCGCCTGTTGTAGATACACAGCAGTTGGAACTCATACCAAGACGGATTCTGAATCCGAGAACGGAGTTAGTGCGCCATTCCTACGGCATGTTGGAACCGAGCACGGCATGCCCAATCTTTCCCACCGAACACCTTCACCTCATCGTGGTTCCCGGTATCGCTTTCGATTGTAATGGGTATCGTCTCGGATACGGCAAAGGGTTCTACGACCGATTTCTTGCGAAGTATCCACACGCCGTTGCGATTGGGTTGGCGTATGGGGTCCAACTCGTAGAAAATACGTTCCCACAGGCGTGGGATGTGCCCGTCCAGCACATTTTCACAGAGACCGGTAGGATAGGAATATAA
- a CDS encoding helix-hairpin-helix domain-containing protein, translating into MNNVPDAVERHYWKAVTFLMILILAGSGFWGVRRFAPAVFLGKPDLIAVPNEERPQNQQTTETLVPSTPELLNINTASAEELQALPNIGTRMAQRIVDYRTQHGPFASVDALQNVKGIGEKTLEKLRPFIDAK; encoded by the coding sequence ATGAATAACGTACCGGATGCCGTTGAACGCCATTATTGGAAAGCGGTTACTTTTCTCATGATACTGATATTAGCTGGTAGCGGATTTTGGGGGGTGCGGCGGTTTGCCCCTGCTGTGTTCCTTGGAAAACCGGATTTAATCGCCGTCCCGAACGAGGAACGTCCACAAAACCAACAAACCACAGAGACGTTGGTACCCAGCACCCCCGAACTTCTCAATATCAACACCGCCTCTGCGGAAGAACTCCAAGCCCTCCCGAACATCGGTACGCGGATGGCACAAAGGATTGTTGACTATCGGACGCAACACGGCCCGTTTGCCAGTGTGGATGCTCTCCAGAATGTCAAAGGTATTGGGGAAAAGACGCTGGAGAAGTTGAGACCCTTTATTGACGCGAAGTAA
- a CDS encoding CRTAC1 family protein has protein sequence MGSGAAFFDFDGDSDPDLYFVNSAPLPGYVSREVPTNCLYENNGDGTFTDVTEKAGVGDTGYGHGCAVGDYNNDGKLDLYVTNYGTNRLYRNNGDGTFTEVAESAGVTEPRWSTSCAFADYDRDGNLDLYVVNYIVYDIDENPWCGLKEKGIRAYCEPDNFIAQSDTLYRNNGDGTFTDVTKTAGIYNTTGKGLGVVWGDYNNDGALDIYVANDSTENLFYQNNGDGTFEEVGFMVGVALSEDGAAENGMGTAFGDWNNDGWLDLTVTNYALQTNTLYHNDADGFFTDATAMTKTAQLTYPYLGWATAFIDYDNDGYQDIFVANGHLHENLAAIELEGTYGQRNLLFRNNYDNTFTEVSETLGPGMKLADVSRGATFADYDLDGDIDIVVTNSNTAPRLLRNDGGNRKNWLQIRLTATNGSTDAIGTRVKITTEKLTQIREVRSGDGYLSQQDLTLHFGIGDYEQVDSIEVQWQSGKKQLIRSVQANQVLSLEENRDE, from the coding sequence CTGGGTTCCGGTGCCGCCTTTTTTGACTTCGACGGGGACAGCGACCCGGATTTATACTTTGTTAACAGTGCGCCACTCCCGGGTTATGTCTCGCGAGAGGTTCCAACCAACTGCCTCTACGAAAATAACGGCGATGGCACATTCACGGATGTAACCGAAAAAGCAGGTGTCGGGGATACTGGCTACGGACATGGATGCGCCGTAGGCGACTACAATAACGATGGCAAACTGGATCTTTACGTTACAAACTATGGGACTAACCGGCTCTATCGCAACAACGGCGATGGGACGTTTACGGAGGTCGCGGAATCTGCGGGTGTGACGGAGCCACGTTGGAGCACGAGCTGCGCCTTCGCTGATTATGACCGAGATGGCAATCTCGACCTCTACGTCGTTAACTACATCGTTTATGACATCGATGAAAATCCGTGGTGCGGACTCAAGGAGAAGGGAATTCGTGCCTATTGCGAACCCGATAACTTCATCGCCCAATCCGATACGCTTTATCGCAACAACGGTGACGGCACGTTCACCGACGTTACAAAAACAGCGGGTATTTACAACACGACCGGCAAAGGCTTAGGCGTTGTCTGGGGAGACTATAATAACGACGGTGCACTCGACATCTATGTTGCTAACGATTCTACAGAAAACCTCTTTTATCAGAACAACGGTGACGGCACTTTTGAGGAGGTCGGTTTCATGGTTGGCGTAGCACTCAGCGAAGACGGTGCCGCTGAAAATGGAATGGGCACTGCCTTTGGGGATTGGAATAACGACGGTTGGCTCGACCTCACCGTCACCAACTACGCCCTACAGACGAACACGCTCTACCATAACGACGCTGATGGCTTCTTTACAGACGCAACAGCCATGACAAAAACGGCGCAACTCACCTATCCCTATCTCGGTTGGGCAACCGCTTTTATTGATTACGACAACGATGGATACCAAGATATCTTTGTTGCCAACGGGCATCTACACGAGAATCTCGCCGCGATTGAATTGGAAGGCACCTACGGGCAACGCAATCTACTCTTCCGAAATAACTATGACAACACTTTTACCGAAGTCTCTGAAACTCTCGGTCCGGGTATGAAGTTGGCGGACGTAAGTCGGGGTGCTACTTTCGCGGACTACGATTTAGATGGTGACATCGACATCGTGGTGACCAATTCCAATACGGCACCACGTCTTTTACGCAACGATGGCGGCAACCGAAAAAACTGGCTACAGATCCGATTGACTGCAACAAACGGTTCCACGGATGCGATCGGCACGCGGGTCAAGATCACGACGGAAAAACTCACACAGATACGTGAGGTACGGAGCGGAGACGGCTACCTTTCACAGCAAGATCTTACACTCCATTTCGGAATCGGGGATTACGAACAGGTGGATAGTATTGAAGTGCAGTGGCAAAGTGGAAAAAAGCAGTTAATCAGAAGTGTCCAAGCAAATCAGGTGCTATCTCTTGAGGAAAACAGGGATGAATAA
- a CDS encoding tetratricopeptide repeat protein, whose translation MSQKGVPFLAFLLIVFVSVAWNTTAQTPEDLHALGMQAAQQGHYTQALQYFQHAIQSDPVSAKAYAGLGTVYIQIGKFAEAEVALKQALDIAPGLLQAEANLALLYTRTGRNAEAIDLYRKLSQNHPDSVQIQVGLAAAYQKASRFAEAIEAYHQTLNLSPKLSEAMTNLASCYEAVKQQAQAIQYYESALALNPELSMANGNLGAIYQKQGELDKARPLLEKAIRLDRNFTAASYSLGLIASKQREFERAVELYRSVIAQQPNHIGAHYNLAQALFRLKQVAEGKRAMETYRRLNAIAQEIDTRERAILNEPSNPRKQYQLGLTYEKHGKFGKALEAYQAAVKLQPEYAAAHYKLGRLYFREHKFDEAEKAYRSAIAIAPEQAALHAGLGAVYYSQARFDEALAEYKTTLVYDTSLVHAQIGIAAIHHRRGEFEKAITAYQATLKLDAEAHYALNGLATLYLEETGQGASALASPVKKAAHIQETIALAEKAVRLAPVPKYLHTLALAYFQAGAHQKALKAIRSAIEMDPGNDAFRQTLVKIKQVNEKTK comes from the coding sequence ATGTCGCAAAAGGGAGTTCCGTTTCTTGCCTTTCTCCTAATCGTTTTCGTCAGCGTCGCGTGGAACACTACCGCACAAACACCCGAAGATCTTCACGCGCTCGGTATGCAAGCGGCACAGCAAGGACACTACACGCAGGCACTTCAGTATTTTCAGCACGCCATTCAAAGCGACCCCGTATCTGCCAAAGCCTACGCCGGTCTCGGAACCGTTTACATCCAAATCGGTAAATTTGCTGAAGCGGAAGTTGCTCTCAAGCAGGCACTGGATATCGCTCCGGGACTGTTACAAGCTGAAGCAAATCTTGCCTTGCTCTATACACGAACGGGGCGTAATGCTGAAGCAATTGATCTCTATCGAAAACTCAGCCAAAACCATCCAGACTCCGTCCAAATACAGGTTGGACTCGCAGCCGCTTATCAGAAAGCCTCTCGGTTCGCGGAAGCCATAGAAGCCTACCATCAGACGCTTAACCTTTCACCGAAACTCTCGGAAGCGATGACGAATCTCGCCTCCTGCTATGAAGCCGTCAAACAGCAGGCGCAGGCAATCCAATATTATGAATCGGCGTTAGCCTTGAATCCTGAACTTTCTATGGCAAATGGGAACTTAGGTGCCATCTACCAAAAACAGGGAGAACTCGACAAAGCACGCCCTCTGTTAGAAAAGGCGATTCGGCTGGACCGTAATTTTACGGCGGCTTCCTACAGTCTGGGCTTAATTGCCTCAAAGCAACGGGAATTCGAGCGCGCCGTTGAGCTATACCGCAGCGTCATCGCGCAGCAACCCAACCATATCGGGGCACACTATAACCTCGCGCAGGCACTGTTCCGGTTAAAGCAAGTAGCAGAAGGCAAGCGCGCTATGGAAACCTACCGTCGTTTAAACGCAATCGCCCAAGAGATCGACACCCGCGAGCGCGCGATTCTTAACGAACCGAGCAATCCTCGCAAACAATATCAGCTCGGACTCACTTACGAAAAGCATGGAAAATTCGGTAAGGCACTCGAGGCGTATCAGGCAGCAGTCAAGCTCCAACCAGAATATGCCGCGGCACACTATAAACTCGGCAGACTCTACTTTCGCGAGCACAAGTTTGACGAAGCAGAAAAAGCCTATCGCAGTGCGATTGCGATTGCGCCAGAGCAAGCCGCTCTGCACGCAGGATTAGGGGCAGTCTATTATTCGCAAGCCCGGTTCGATGAAGCACTTGCGGAATACAAAACCACTCTCGTCTATGATACCTCATTAGTTCATGCCCAGATCGGCATCGCGGCCATCCACCACCGTCGCGGCGAATTTGAGAAAGCAATTACCGCGTATCAGGCAACTTTAAAGTTAGACGCAGAGGCGCATTATGCCCTAAACGGATTGGCAACGCTCTATCTTGAGGAGACGGGTCAAGGTGCTTCTGCTTTAGCATCGCCTGTTAAAAAAGCGGCTCACATCCAAGAAACCATCGCCTTAGCTGAAAAGGCTGTCCGCTTGGCTCCTGTCCCGAAATACCTACATACCCTCGCTTTAGCCTACTTTCAGGCAGGCGCGCATCAAAAAGCGTTGAAAGCGATTCGGAGCGCCATCGAAATGGACCCCGGAAATGATGCCTTTCGACAGACACTCGTAAAAATAAAACAGGTAAATGAAAAGACCAAATAG
- a CDS encoding Ldh family oxidoreductase, producing the protein MQEIVVDSAKLHDFARTLCEKAGLRSEDAETIAKHQVLTDLRGVHSHGTRALPGYLNLILDGKMNPQPELNLATEGPSFAVVDGDNGMGHLASTFAMETAIEKAKTTGIAAAGVRNAGHFGAAACYAIMAASQQMIGFSTTNTGGASIVAPGGAEAVVANNAMSYALPTGDGHPVVLDMACGVSAWGKIGTLRMYGKPIPEGWLIDETGQPTNDPEKGRFLAPAAGPRGYGLAFIMGILAGPLSGGLMACNKAGDPSEHFFFAMDVASFTDYEGYVAEIQRGIDKIHASKTAEGVEQAYLPGEIEWNNYDNYLENGIPIHVDHLRGLAGIAEKLDIPIYWEW; encoded by the coding sequence ATGCAAGAAATTGTGGTAGATTCAGCGAAATTACACGATTTCGCTCGGACGCTTTGTGAAAAGGCTGGGTTGCGTTCGGAAGACGCGGAGACAATCGCGAAACATCAGGTGCTAACGGATTTGAGGGGTGTGCATTCACACGGCACACGCGCTTTACCGGGGTATCTCAACCTCATTCTTGATGGAAAAATGAACCCACAACCTGAACTCAACCTCGCGACAGAAGGACCGAGCTTTGCCGTTGTTGACGGAGATAACGGGATGGGGCATCTGGCAAGCACATTCGCAATGGAGACGGCGATAGAGAAGGCAAAGACAACGGGTATCGCTGCCGCAGGGGTTCGCAACGCCGGTCATTTCGGTGCGGCGGCATGCTACGCAATTATGGCGGCATCGCAACAGATGATCGGGTTTTCAACGACGAACACAGGGGGTGCCTCTATTGTTGCGCCCGGTGGTGCGGAAGCCGTGGTCGCTAACAATGCGATGAGTTACGCCTTACCTACCGGCGACGGACATCCGGTTGTCTTGGATATGGCGTGCGGTGTTTCCGCATGGGGGAAGATCGGCACACTCCGAATGTATGGCAAACCGATTCCCGAAGGTTGGCTGATAGATGAGACAGGTCAGCCTACCAATGATCCAGAGAAGGGACGTTTCCTCGCACCTGCGGCGGGACCGCGAGGTTACGGATTGGCATTCATCATGGGCATCTTAGCGGGTCCTTTGAGCGGTGGTTTGATGGCGTGTAATAAAGCAGGCGACCCGTCTGAACACTTCTTTTTCGCGATGGATGTGGCGAGTTTCACAGACTACGAGGGTTACGTTGCGGAAATCCAGCGAGGTATCGACAAGATTCACGCCTCGAAAACAGCAGAAGGCGTGGAACAGGCATATCTTCCCGGCGAAATTGAGTGGAATAATTACGATAATTACCTTGAGAACGGCATCCCAATCCACGTAGACCATCTACGCGGCCTCGCTGGCATTGCTGAGAAGTTGGATATTCCTATTTATTGGGAGTGGTAG
- a CDS encoding Nramp family divalent metal transporter: MEETKETVSGGTLPDWEVDDLPAPPPYQFGKAFRNILGPGIIALGGSIGSGEWLLGPAITAQYGGTLLWIATIAILLQVILNTEAIRYTLYTGEPMMSGYMRCKPGAPFWMSFYSGINFFGIWPGWAMTAATALAAAWLGYMPQETTEFVKGDESTVRIFAYLIFFSCLGIVLFGGKIYNSLEKVSLFMVVWIIGYLVIVDLFMVSPSTWWKVIKGFLSFGAFPTGGEEEQVNWLLVGAFAAYAGSGGLGNVGITHYVRDKGWGMSSLVGAIPSMIGGQHVTLSHWGKVFRITPENLKRFKEWWKYVRFEQYYIWMIGCFFGIALPAMLTLQYVPVGQEMGEWSAAAMQAQGLEAKGGRIMWYLTLLCGFWVLFSTQLGGVDGVPRGFTDIIWTGVRRARNMGENSAKWIYYPILGVYIIWGIIAMYLAKPFFMILVSATVGGYLLVFSALHTLYVNRKFLPPEIQAPLWKQIGLVLCAGYYSIFGTITVYQKVLVPYVFPIFG, translated from the coding sequence ATGGAAGAAACCAAAGAAACTGTATCAGGCGGCACCCTTCCTGATTGGGAGGTCGACGATTTACCTGCACCGCCGCCGTATCAATTTGGGAAAGCGTTTCGGAATATCTTAGGTCCCGGTATCATTGCGTTAGGCGGTTCAATTGGGAGTGGTGAATGGCTGCTGGGTCCTGCGATTACTGCACAATACGGCGGCACATTGCTCTGGATCGCAACAATTGCCATCCTGCTTCAGGTAATCCTGAACACAGAAGCGATCCGATATACGCTCTATACCGGCGAGCCGATGATGAGCGGTTACATGCGGTGTAAACCCGGTGCCCCTTTCTGGATGTCTTTCTATTCGGGTATAAACTTTTTCGGGATTTGGCCCGGTTGGGCAATGACAGCTGCAACAGCACTCGCTGCGGCATGGCTCGGCTATATGCCACAGGAGACAACTGAGTTCGTGAAAGGAGATGAGAGTACGGTCCGCATCTTCGCATATCTCATCTTTTTTTCCTGTCTGGGAATTGTGCTGTTCGGCGGGAAGATTTATAACTCGCTTGAGAAGGTGTCACTCTTTATGGTGGTTTGGATTATCGGCTACCTTGTCATCGTCGATCTGTTTATGGTGTCACCGAGCACATGGTGGAAAGTTATCAAAGGTTTCTTGAGTTTCGGCGCATTTCCTACGGGAGGGGAAGAAGAACAGGTCAATTGGTTGTTGGTGGGTGCGTTCGCAGCGTATGCTGGAAGCGGCGGCTTAGGGAATGTCGGTATCACCCATTACGTCCGCGATAAAGGATGGGGCATGAGCAGTCTTGTGGGTGCGATTCCCTCCATGATCGGTGGACAGCACGTGACGCTCTCACACTGGGGCAAAGTGTTTCGCATCACACCAGAGAACCTCAAACGGTTCAAGGAGTGGTGGAAATATGTCCGATTTGAACAGTATTATATTTGGATGATCGGGTGTTTCTTCGGGATTGCGTTGCCCGCAATGCTGACCTTGCAGTATGTACCTGTAGGACAGGAGATGGGAGAGTGGTCGGCTGCTGCAATGCAAGCGCAGGGACTTGAGGCGAAGGGCGGTAGAATTATGTGGTATCTCACACTGCTCTGCGGGTTCTGGGTGCTGTTTTCGACGCAGCTCGGTGGCGTAGACGGTGTGCCGCGCGGCTTTACCGATATTATTTGGACCGGCGTGAGGCGTGCGCGAAACATGGGTGAGAACAGCGCAAAATGGATTTACTATCCCATACTCGGCGTTTATATCATCTGGGGCATCATCGCGATGTATCTCGCAAAACCGTTCTTCATGATTCTCGTATCGGCAACCGTTGGCGGGTATCTGCTCGTATTTTCGGCGTTACATACGCTCTACGTGAACCGGAAATTTTTACCGCCAGAGATACAAGCCCCCTTGTGGAAACAGATTGGACTCGTATTGTGCGCAGGTTATTATTCGATCTTCGGAACGATTACCGTCTATCAAAAAGTGCTTGTGCCTTATGTTTTCCCGATTTTTGGGTAG
- the cobA gene encoding uroporphyrinogen-III C-methyltransferase: MERRAKIQTRLIEPQGKIKNQRSHTGIVYIVGAGPGDRKLITLKGVECLQRADVVIYDLLLNDDLLEHCPAHTEKIKAPDPRIRTTRQNELNHLLVEHAKAGKIVVRLKGGDPYIFGRGGEEAVALTEAGIPFEVVPGITSAIAASAYAGIPVTHRDYASSVAFVTGHSAALRPDSNINWAHLATAVDTLVVYMGVAHLRQIVERLTAHGRDPQTPVSLVRVGTTPQQHVVQGTLTDIVEKVEEAELISPAVIVVGEVNRLREQLRWFDTKPLFAKRILVTRARAQASEFAELLEANGAEVIQFPTIQIQPIDGVNIPSPNGYDWVIFTSVNAVEIFYERLRENGKDARAFGESNVCAVGAKTVETLNRIGIHPNFVPSHARGSAIATEIGDVSGKKILLPRAKIATADLPNGLREQGAQVDDMPLYDTVKVASENSDEIETDLLNGRIDLVTFTSSSTVTNFLEMFPAHAPTALLANVKVAVIGPTTQETALARDVRVDVMAKEASVESLVEAIVEA, encoded by the coding sequence ATGGAAAGGCGCGCGAAGATTCAGACCCGCCTCATCGAACCGCAAGGAAAAATTAAAAATCAAAGATCGCACACAGGTATTGTTTACATTGTCGGTGCCGGTCCCGGCGATAGAAAACTCATCACGCTCAAAGGTGTAGAGTGCCTTCAGCGCGCTGATGTTGTCATCTATGATCTGTTGCTCAACGATGACCTGTTGGAACACTGCCCGGCGCACACCGAAAAAATCAAAGCCCCCGATCCAAGAATCCGAACGACACGTCAAAATGAACTTAATCATCTGCTGGTTGAACACGCCAAAGCCGGTAAAATCGTCGTGCGTCTGAAAGGCGGCGATCCATATATCTTTGGACGCGGTGGTGAAGAGGCGGTTGCTCTCACAGAAGCCGGTATCCCATTCGAGGTCGTTCCAGGTATCACATCCGCGATTGCCGCATCCGCTTATGCAGGTATTCCGGTCACACATCGCGACTATGCCTCATCCGTCGCTTTTGTCACGGGGCATTCTGCGGCACTGCGTCCAGATTCAAACATCAATTGGGCACATCTCGCCACAGCCGTTGATACGCTCGTTGTCTACATGGGAGTTGCGCACCTTCGCCAGATTGTGGAACGGCTGACAGCACACGGTAGAGATCCACAAACGCCTGTCAGTTTAGTTCGTGTCGGAACGACACCGCAACAGCACGTCGTCCAAGGCACGCTTACCGATATTGTGGAAAAGGTGGAGGAAGCCGAACTCATAAGTCCAGCGGTTATCGTTGTGGGAGAAGTGAACCGGCTACGCGAGCAACTTCGCTGGTTTGATACCAAACCGCTCTTCGCGAAGCGGATACTCGTTACGCGCGCCCGGGCACAAGCAAGCGAATTCGCAGAACTGTTGGAGGCAAACGGCGCAGAGGTCATCCAATTCCCTACGATACAGATTCAACCTATTGACGGTGTGAACATACCCTCTCCTAACGGATACGATTGGGTTATCTTCACGAGCGTCAACGCCGTTGAAATTTTCTATGAACGTCTCCGAGAAAACGGAAAGGACGCACGCGCATTCGGTGAGAGCAACGTCTGTGCAGTTGGTGCGAAAACGGTGGAAACTCTAAATCGTATCGGTATCCACCCCAACTTTGTTCCTTCTCACGCCCGTGGAAGTGCGATTGCTACTGAAATAGGAGATGTAAGCGGAAAGAAAATTCTACTTCCTCGCGCCAAAATTGCCACTGCCGATCTGCCCAATGGTTTGCGCGAGCAGGGTGCACAGGTCGATGACATGCCTCTCTACGATACCGTCAAAGTGGCAAGCGAAAATAGTGATGAAATTGAAACCGATCTTTTGAACGGCAGAATTGATCTCGTCACATTCACCAGTTCCTCAACGGTTACGAATTTCTTGGAAATGTTTCCCGCGCACGCACCTACAGCGTTACTCGCGAATGTCAAAGTCGCCGTGATCGGTCCCACAACGCAGGAAACGGCACTGGCGCGTGATGTACGGGTTGATGTGATGGCAAAGGAGGCATCCGTCGAAAGCCTTGTGGAAGCAATTGTTGAGGCATGA
- the hemC gene encoding hydroxymethylbilane synthase, producing MHNSLVIGTRGSQLALWQAQFIKNQLERHFPTLEVSLKTIKTTGDAIQNRSLVGLGKGIFTKEIENALLAGDIDLAVHSLKDLPTELPEGLCIAAIPTREDPRDVLITDTGVPLGGLPEGAKIGTTSPRRKAQLLYIRPDLRVVDVRGNIDTRLRKLHETDLDGIILAAAGIKRLLEPEIITQFFDPEQMVPAVGQGALGIEVREGNDRVEQLLLPLNDTSATAEITAERTVLENLGGGCHVPIGAHAKHVNGELSLIGAVCHPDGTRRIVESSIGTPDTARHLGGVVAEKLRNSGATELI from the coding sequence ATGCACAACTCGCTCGTAATTGGCACACGCGGCAGCCAACTCGCACTTTGGCAGGCACAATTCATCAAGAATCAACTGGAACGCCATTTCCCCACCTTGGAAGTCTCCCTCAAAACCATTAAAACCACCGGTGATGCGATTCAAAACCGCTCGTTAGTTGGACTGGGTAAGGGTATTTTTACCAAAGAGATAGAAAACGCTCTTTTGGCTGGCGACATCGACCTTGCTGTCCACAGCTTGAAAGATCTCCCGACAGAATTGCCAGAAGGGCTTTGCATTGCCGCCATCCCGACACGAGAAGACCCACGCGATGTGCTTATCACAGACACAGGCGTGCCTTTAGGCGGTTTGCCGGAAGGTGCAAAGATCGGCACGACAAGTCCACGCCGAAAAGCACAACTCCTCTATATCCGTCCAGATCTGCGAGTCGTTGATGTTCGAGGCAACATTGATACGCGGTTGCGCAAACTTCACGAAACCGACCTTGACGGGATCATCCTCGCCGCGGCAGGCATCAAACGTCTTCTCGAGCCAGAAATTATCACACAATTCTTTGACCCGGAACAGATGGTCCCGGCGGTCGGACAAGGCGCGCTTGGAATAGAAGTGCGGGAAGGTAACGATAGGGTTGAACAACTGCTTCTGCCACTGAACGATACGTCAGCAACGGCAGAAATCACAGCGGAAAGAACTGTCTTGGAAAACCTCGGCGGTGGATGCCATGTGCCGATTGGCGCGCATGCGAAACATGTCAACGGTGAACTCTCGCTCATCGGTGCGGTTTGTCACCCAGACGGCACGCGCCGCATTGTGGAAAGCAGCATCGGAACACCAGATACAGCACGGCACTTAGGTGGAGTTGTTGCTGAAAAACTTCGGAATAGTGGGGCAACTGAACTGATATAA